The following proteins are co-located in the Saccharomyces kudriavzevii IFO 1802 strain IFO1802 genome assembly, chromosome: 6 genome:
- the RPN12 gene encoding proteasome regulatory particle lid subunit RPN12 (similar to Saccharomyces cerevisiae RPN12 (YFR052W); ancestral locus Anc_3.580) gives MPSLAELTKSLSIAFENSDYATCEKFLPAVKIELIKNNLLIPDLSIQNDIYLNDLTITKRILEVGALASIHTFDFDSFDNYFNQLKPYYFSNNHKLSESDKKSKLISLYLLNLLAQNNTTKFHSELQFLDKHIKNLEDDSLLSYPIKLDRWLMEGSYQKAWDLLQSGSQNITEFDSFTDILKSAIRDEIAKNTELSYDFLPLSNIKALLFFNNEKETEKFALERNWTITNSKVYFNNQSKEMATEEDEVMHEEDQKTNIIEKAMDYAISIENIV, from the coding sequence ATGCCCTCGTTAGCCGAATTGACCAAGTCACTGAGCATAGCCTTTGAGAACAGCGATTATGCCACGTGCGAGAAATTCTTGCCCGCTGTCAAGATCGAACTTATCAAGAATAATCTATTAATACCGGATTTGTCCATCCAAAATGATATCTACTTAAACGACCTGACTATCACTAAGAGGATTCTAGAAGTGGGCGCGCTCGCCAGCATCCATACCTTTGATTTCGACAGCTTCGACAACTACTTCAACCAATTGAAGCCCTACTACTTCAGCAACAACCATAAATTATCCGAATCTGACAAGAAGTCGAAGCTGATAAGTTTGTATTTGCTGAATCTGTTGGCTCAGAATAACACAACCAAGTTCCACTCGGAATTGCAGTTTTTAGATAAGCACATTAAGAACTTGGAAGACGATTCGCTCTTGTCCTATCCAATCAAGTTGGACAGATGGCTCATGGAGGGCTCCTACCAAAAGGCATGGGACCTTTTGCAATCCGGGTCTCAAAACATAACGGAATTTGACTCCTTTACTGATATCCTGAAATCGGCCATAAGAGACGAAATCGCCAAGAACACTGAACTGTCCTACGACTTCCTCCCTCTGTCTAATATAAAGGCtttgctcttcttcaacaacgAGAAGGAAACCGAAAAATTCGCACTGGAAAGGAACTGGACCATAACCAACTCGAAAGTTTACTTCAACAACCAATCAAAGGAAATGGCGACTGAGGAGGATGAAGTGATGCATGAAGAGGATCAAAAGACaaatattattgaaaaggcAATGGATTACGCTATAAGTATCGAAAATATTGTGTAa
- the HXK1 gene encoding hexokinase 1 (similar to Saccharomyces cerevisiae HXK1 (YFR053C) and HXK2 (YGL253W); ancestral locus Anc_3.581), with protein MVHLGPKKPQARKGSMADVPRELMDEIHQLEDMFTADSETLRKVVKHFIDELNKGLTKKGGNIPMIPGWVMEFPTGKESGNYLAIDLGGTNLRVVLVKLSGKHTFDTTQSKYKLPHDMRTTKNQEELWSFIAESLKDFMVEQELLNTKDTLPLGFTFSYPASQNKINEGILQRWTKGFDIPNVEGHDVVPLLQKEISKRKLPIEIVALINDTVGTLVASYYTDPETKMGVIFGTGVNGAFYDVVSDIEKLEGKLSDDIPKDSPMAINCEYGSFDNEHLVLPRTKYDVDVDEQSPRPGQQAFEKMTSGYYLGELLRLVLIDLNEKGLMLKGQDLTKLRKPYIMDTSYPAKIEDDPFENLEDTDDIFQKDFGIKTSLPERKLIRRLCELIGTRAARLAVCGIAAICQKRGYKTGHIAADGSVYNLYPGFKQAAAKGLRDIYGWTGDASSDPIKIVPAEDGSGAGAAVIAALSERRIAEGKSLGIIGA; from the coding sequence ATGGTTCATTTAGGTCCAAAGAAACCACAAGCTAGAAAGGGTTCTATGGCTGATGTGCCCAGGGAATTGATGGATGAAATCCATCAGTTGGAGGACATGTTCACTGCGGACTCTGAAACTTTGAGAAAAGTTGTTAAGCATTTTATCGACGAATTGAACAAAGGTTTGACGAAAAAGGGCGGTAATATTCCAATGATTCCAGGTTGGGTCATGGAATTCCCAACTGGTAAAGAATCCGGTAACTACTTGGCTATTGACTTGGGTGGTACCAACTTAAGAGTCGTGTTGGTCAAATTGAGTGGTAAGCACACTTTTGACACCACCCAATCTAAGTATAAGTTGCCACATGACATGAGAACTACAAAGAACCAGGAAGAACTATGGTCCTTCATCGCCGAGTCTTTGAAAGACTTCATGGTCGAACAAGAATTGCTAAACACCAAGGATACCTTGCCATTGGGTTTCACTTTCTCATACCCGGCTTCTCAAAACAAGATTAACGAGGGTATTTTACAAAGATGGACTAAGGGTTTCGATATTCCAAACGTCGAAGGCCACGATGTTGTTCCACTGctacaaaaggaaatatctAAGAGGAAATTGCCAATTGAGATTGTAGCTTTGATTAACGATACCGTCGGTACTTTGGTTGCCTCTTACTACACTGACCCAGAAACCAAGATGGGTGTGATTTTCGGTACTGGTGTTAACGGTGCCTTTTACGATGTTGTTTCCGATATCGAAAAATTGGAAGGTAAGCTATCAGACGATATTCCAAAGGATTCTCCAATGGCTATCAACTGTGAATACGGTTCCTTCGACAACGAGCACTTGGTCTTGCCAAGAACCAAGTAtgatgttgatgttgaCGAACAGTCTCCAAGACCAGGTCAAcaagcttttgaaaaaatgacttCCGGTTACTACTTGGGTGAATTACTACGTCTGGTGTTGATAGACTTGAATGAAAAGGGCCTGATGTTAAAGGGTCAAGATCTAACCAAGTTGAGGAAGCCATACATCATGGACACTTCCTACCCagcaaaaattgaagacgatccatttgaaaacttgGAGGACACAGATgacattttccaaaaggaCTTTGGCATCAAGACCTCCTTACCAGAACGTAAGTTGATCAGAAGACTTTGTGAGTTGATCGGTACCAGAGCTGCCAGATTAGCCGTCTGTGGTATTGCTGCCATTTGCCAAAAGAGAGGCTACAAGACTGGCCACATTGCCGCCGACGGTTCTGTTTACAACCTGTACCCAGGTTTCAAACAGGCTGCCGCTAAGGGTCTAAGGGACATCTACGGTTGGACCGGCGATGCTAGCAGCGATCCAATCAAGATTGTTCCAGCTGAAGATGGTTCCGGTGCGGGAGCTGCTGTTATTGCAGCCTTGTCCGAAAGAAGAATTGCCGAAGGCAAGTCTCTTGGTATCATCGGCGCTTag